The Actinomycetota bacterium genome includes a region encoding these proteins:
- a CDS encoding phosphatase PAP2 family protein, with amino-acid sequence MRIPDLEAAERALAVRVRRPRGPIVDRAVSAATDLGSVFAISGVAAVLAATGRRRAAVDVVAAGLLAWVAAQSLKTRVRRLRPYQVEAAERLVAEPGGSSWPSGHPAVAAAVLTALAPQLPRASRTAGGVIAGFVATSRVYVGVHYPTDVVAGLGLGGMCGAAWRLATRGYRRSRGMTS; translated from the coding sequence ATGCGCATCCCCGATCTCGAGGCCGCTGAGCGGGCGCTGGCCGTCCGCGTCCGCCGTCCCCGCGGCCCGATCGTGGACCGGGCCGTCTCCGCGGCGACCGACCTGGGCTCGGTGTTCGCGATCAGCGGTGTGGCGGCGGTGCTGGCCGCGACCGGCCGGCGCCGCGCCGCGGTGGACGTCGTGGCGGCCGGCCTGCTGGCGTGGGTCGCCGCCCAGTCGCTGAAGACGCGCGTGCGGCGGCTCCGCCCCTACCAGGTCGAGGCCGCCGAGCGGCTGGTCGCCGAACCCGGCGGGTCGTCGTGGCCGAGCGGGCATCCGGCCGTGGCCGCAGCGGTGTTGACCGCCTTGGCGCCGCAGCTGCCCCGCGCCAGTCGGACCGCCGGTGGGGTGATCGCCGGGTTCGTTGCGACGTCACGGGTGTACGTCGGTGTGCACTACCCGACCGATGTCGTGGCAGGCCTCGGCCTGGGAGGGATGTGCGGGGCGGCCTGGCGGCTGGCCACGCGTGGCTACCGGCGGTCGCGCGGGATGACCAGCTGA
- a CDS encoding NUDIX domain-containing protein encodes MGAVARDPQGRLLVVRRGRPPAADRWTLPGGRVRPGERLADAVRREVREETGLAVEVGDLVGVAESIGDEGHYVIIDFLVDVVGGVVSAGDDAAEVAWAGRSTLTSVATTSGLVDFLDRHGVDLAP; translated from the coding sequence GTGGGCGCGGTGGCTCGCGACCCGCAGGGTCGCCTCCTGGTCGTCCGGCGCGGGCGCCCGCCCGCCGCCGACCGCTGGACCCTGCCTGGCGGGCGGGTACGGCCGGGGGAGCGCCTGGCCGACGCCGTCCGACGCGAGGTCCGCGAGGAGACGGGGCTGGCCGTGGAGGTCGGCGACCTGGTCGGCGTTGCGGAGTCGATCGGCGACGAAGGCCACTACGTGATCATCGACTTCCTGGTGGATGTTGTCGGCGGAGTGGTGTCGGCAGGAGACGACGCTGCTGAGGTGGCGTGGGCGGGCCGGTCGACGCTGACGTCGGTGGCGACAACGTCGGGTCTGGTCGACTTCCTCGACCGCCACGGGGTCGACCTCGCGCCCTGA
- a CDS encoding trypsin-like peptidase domain-containing protein: MEQRDESDGAWAVQDPRHGPATAVAEPDRTATVTAPGRRPARRGTATVVLAALVGAVLGTAATLALARTAATSAPQVRAPVVEDRGDDLLSPVAAVAEAVVPSVVRINRLTVRDDAGVEEGLGSGVIYRSDGYIITNNHVVEGAERLQVRFADGEPVPAEVVGTDALTDVAVLKVGRAGLPAVNVRDEPVRVGELAVAIGSPFGLDATVTAGVVSALNRSIDAPIAGGVISIPNVVQTDAAINPGNSGGALVDSRGRLIGINTAILGTVRIAGQAGNIGVGFAISAHDAVAVADKLIEQGFVRHARLGIQARDLTPSVARDFGIDVSEGVLIDQVEPAGPAAEAGLQPGDVVIAADGRPVAGMDQLVAEIRAREPGDVLSLTVVRGERELQVDAVLGEWRR, from the coding sequence ATGGAACAGCGTGATGAGAGCGACGGGGCCTGGGCGGTTCAAGACCCACGCCACGGTCCCGCCACCGCGGTCGCCGAGCCCGACCGCACGGCGACCGTCACCGCCCCGGGTCGCCGCCCTGCGCGGCGCGGCACCGCCACCGTGGTGCTGGCTGCGCTGGTCGGAGCGGTCCTGGGGACGGCCGCGACCTTGGCCCTGGCGCGCACCGCCGCAACGTCGGCGCCGCAGGTCCGTGCGCCAGTCGTCGAGGACCGTGGCGACGACCTGCTGTCGCCGGTCGCGGCCGTCGCCGAGGCGGTGGTGCCCAGCGTCGTGCGGATCAACCGTCTCACGGTTCGCGACGACGCAGGTGTGGAGGAGGGGCTGGGCTCGGGTGTGATCTACCGCTCCGACGGCTACATCATCACCAACAACCACGTCGTCGAGGGTGCGGAGCGTCTCCAGGTCCGCTTCGCCGATGGTGAACCGGTCCCGGCGGAGGTCGTGGGGACCGACGCGCTCACCGACGTCGCCGTCCTGAAGGTCGGCCGTGCAGGCCTTCCGGCCGTCAACGTGCGCGACGAGCCGGTCCGGGTGGGGGAGTTGGCGGTCGCGATCGGGAGCCCCTTCGGGTTGGACGCCACCGTCACCGCGGGGGTGGTGTCGGCTCTCAACCGCAGCATCGATGCTCCGATCGCCGGGGGGGTGATCTCGATCCCCAACGTCGTCCAGACCGACGCCGCGATCAACCCGGGGAACTCGGGCGGGGCGCTGGTGGATTCGCGAGGTCGCTTGATCGGGATCAACACCGCGATCCTGGGCACGGTCAGGATCGCGGGACAGGCGGGGAACATCGGGGTGGGCTTCGCGATCTCGGCGCACGATGCCGTCGCGGTCGCCGACAAGCTGATCGAGCAGGGGTTCGTGCGCCACGCCCGTCTGGGGATCCAGGCACGCGACCTCACGCCGAGCGTGGCCCGCGACTTCGGCATCGACGTCTCCGAGGGGGTGCTGATCGATCAGGTGGAGCCCGCAGGTCCAGCGGCGGAGGCGGGCTTGCAGCCCGGGGATGTGGTGATCGCCGCGGATGGACGACCGGTGGCGGGCATGGACCAGCTCGTGGCCGAGATCCGCGCCCGGGAGCCGGGTGACGTGCTGTCGTTGACGGTGGTGCGCGGCGAACGCGAGTTGCAGGTAGATGCCGTCCTCGGCGAGTGGCGCCGGTAG
- the tenA gene encoding thiaminase II — MTLTQTLWSDITDIYAAILEHPFLVGLKEGTLNDDAFSYYVVQDAHYLEDYARALAVCAAKAAADTDVAMFARHAAGAIEVERELHEHLLGELGIPASTAAGTSVGPTNRAYTSYLLATCYGGSFAEALAAVLPCYWIYWEVGKELLAHGSPDPRYQRWIDTYGGEEFTAIVRDVLATADRVGEDIAADQLARMRAHFVTTSRYEWMFWDAAWRGETWPV; from the coding sequence ATGACGCTGACACAGACGCTGTGGTCCGACATCACCGACATCTACGCAGCGATCCTCGAGCATCCGTTCCTGGTCGGTCTGAAGGAGGGGACGCTCAACGACGACGCGTTCTCCTACTACGTCGTGCAGGACGCCCACTACCTCGAGGATTACGCCCGGGCGCTGGCTGTCTGCGCCGCGAAGGCCGCCGCCGACACCGACGTGGCGATGTTCGCCCGGCACGCCGCGGGCGCGATCGAGGTGGAACGCGAACTCCACGAGCACCTGCTCGGTGAGCTCGGGATCCCGGCCTCAACGGCGGCGGGGACATCGGTGGGGCCCACCAACCGCGCGTACACCAGCTACCTGCTCGCCACCTGCTACGGGGGGTCGTTCGCCGAGGCGCTCGCGGCGGTGCTGCCGTGCTACTGGATCTACTGGGAGGTCGGGAAGGAGCTGCTCGCCCACGGCTCACCCGATCCGCGCTACCAGCGTTGGATCGACACCTACGGCGGTGAGGAGTTCACGGCCATCGTCCGCGACGTCCTGGCCACAGCCGACCGGGTGGGCGAGGACATCGCCGCGGACCAGCTCGCCCGGATGCGGGCCCATTTCGTCACCACGAGCCGGTACGAGTGGATGTTCTGGGATGCCGCCTGGCGGGGGGAGACCTGGCCGGTGTAG
- a CDS encoding zf-HC2 domain-containing protein has product MRDARSRWPFGERHEEERLSALLDDELDDDEALAVTRHVARCQRCERELTAIRLARLALRALPAVEPPAELCRALLRPPRRAPRRWRWAAASVAGGLLVGAAAFLAGHDGGTIAPPVHVFVVDHAVRSDSGPVLRPVDVDR; this is encoded by the coding sequence ATGCGTGACGCGCGGTCGCGCTGGCCGTTCGGCGAGCGCCACGAGGAGGAGCGGCTGTCGGCGCTCCTCGACGACGAGCTGGACGACGACGAGGCGCTGGCCGTCACCCGCCACGTCGCTCGCTGCCAACGCTGCGAACGTGAGCTGACCGCGATCCGCCTGGCTCGGCTGGCGTTGCGTGCCCTGCCGGCGGTCGAGCCGCCGGCGGAGCTGTGCCGGGCCCTGCTCCGACCGCCTCGGCGTGCCCCGCGACGCTGGCGGTGGGCGGCCGCTTCGGTCGCCGGTGGGCTGCTCGTGGGCGCCGCGGCGTTCCTGGCCGGGCACGACGGCGGCACCATCGCGCCACCTGTGCATGTCTTCGTGGTGGATCATGCCGTCCGCAGCGACAGCGGCCCGGTCCTCAGACCGGTCGACGTCGACCGCTGA
- a CDS encoding LuxR C-terminal-related transcriptional regulator, translating to MSEAPKKAAKVIPLPTLTFRSGPLAGSSLSIEVDDGTIGRREDNTIVIPEPRVSRVHASVRRDAGAVILTDLGSSAGTKVNGEELTGPRVLRHGDRVTFGPVEAIFEDPAMAAQDEDATMVLEIPKVETGPHLSPRQQQVLELMAEGMTNNEIGEQLGVTERTVKAYAQELYDKLGVRNRAGAVAEAAKLGILEV from the coding sequence GTGTCTGAGGCTCCCAAGAAGGCAGCGAAGGTGATCCCGCTGCCGACGCTGACCTTCCGGTCAGGTCCCCTGGCCGGCTCGTCGCTGAGCATCGAGGTCGACGACGGCACCATCGGACGCCGCGAGGACAACACGATCGTCATCCCGGAACCGCGCGTGTCGCGTGTGCACGCGTCGGTGCGTCGGGATGCGGGCGCGGTGATCCTGACGGACCTGGGCTCCAGCGCCGGCACCAAGGTCAACGGCGAGGAGCTCACCGGTCCTCGGGTTCTGCGGCACGGCGACCGCGTCACCTTCGGTCCGGTGGAGGCGATCTTCGAGGACCCGGCGATGGCGGCCCAGGACGAGGACGCCACCATGGTGTTGGAGATCCCCAAGGTCGAGACCGGGCCGCACCTTTCGCCCCGTCAACAGCAGGTCCTGGAGCTGATGGCAGAGGGGATGACCAACAACGAGATCGGTGAGCAGCTGGGCGTGACCGAGCGCACCGTCAAGGCCTACGCCCAGGAGCTGTACGACAAGCTCGGGGTCCGCAACCGTGCAGGCGCCGTCGCGGAGGCCGCCAAGCTGGGGATCCTCGAGGTCTGA
- a CDS encoding cell wall-binding repeat-containing protein — translation MGVTFFVVPHPDDEFSAWTLVTRVERPVLLLMTQGERSVRCAEHGGIGSQACKDQRVASWHQFLDATDYVARDDRLVFDLGDQRATAEGVSSAIRSAATTFGDPDVVVAAGYFNEAEPGHIYTHPDHRAVHEAVAAGPWPAWGRTGPRLAQATFHLADHDDYMRCPDGHFQRAYRWLRPPCWPEDGAGTGLQQTQHFWRTQMARPTLRIAGASRIDTAVAISRHAFPTGAQQVFLARADTAADAIAAAPLAQRGPILLVWPDQPLPPVVRDEIRRLAPQLVVALGGPGAVPQRLLDEAANA, via the coding sequence ATGGGAGTCACGTTCTTCGTTGTCCCCCACCCGGACGACGAGTTCAGTGCGTGGACGCTGGTGACGCGCGTCGAACGGCCGGTGCTCCTGCTGATGACCCAAGGGGAGCGCTCCGTGCGCTGCGCCGAGCATGGCGGGATCGGTTCGCAGGCGTGCAAGGACCAGCGCGTCGCGTCGTGGCACCAGTTCCTGGACGCCACCGACTACGTCGCGCGCGACGACCGGTTGGTGTTCGACCTCGGTGACCAGCGCGCCACGGCCGAGGGGGTGTCTTCCGCGATCCGTTCGGCAGCGACGACGTTCGGTGATCCGGACGTTGTGGTGGCAGCCGGCTACTTCAACGAGGCGGAACCCGGCCACATCTACACCCACCCCGACCACCGCGCGGTCCACGAAGCTGTCGCGGCCGGCCCGTGGCCGGCCTGGGGGCGGACCGGGCCACGGTTGGCGCAGGCCACGTTTCACCTCGCCGACCACGACGACTACATGCGCTGCCCCGACGGGCACTTCCAGCGGGCGTACCGGTGGTTGCGTCCGCCGTGCTGGCCCGAGGACGGCGCGGGGACCGGTTTGCAGCAGACCCAACACTTCTGGAGGACGCAGATGGCACGACCGACGTTGCGGATCGCAGGAGCCTCGCGGATCGACACGGCTGTGGCCATCTCGCGCCATGCCTTCCCCACCGGCGCGCAGCAGGTGTTCCTCGCGCGGGCCGACACCGCCGCGGACGCCATCGCGGCCGCCCCGCTGGCGCAACGCGGCCCGATCCTGCTGGTGTGGCCAGACCAACCCCTCCCGCCGGTCGTGCGCGACGAGATCAGGCGACTCGCGCCCCAGCTGGTCGTGGCCCTGGGCGGTCCAGGCGCGGTCCCTCAACGGCTCCTGGACGAAGCCGCCAACGCCTGA
- a CDS encoding sigma-70 family RNA polymerase sigma factor — MLGGPFRAINGSAPAASGDDVDRSAAAGTDPVPTWDEVATRYGHKIYTIAYRLTGDPEEAKDLTQDVFVRVYRNLDKYQPGTFEGWLYRITKNLFLDRVRRRKRVRLEPLPEDEWRQPQDAGPGPEARLEQGLLRGDIEQALTELPADFRTAVVLCDVQGLSYEEIARATGWPLGTVRSRIHRGRKLLRGVLQSAADRRDADA; from the coding sequence GTGCTCGGGGGCCCGTTCCGAGCTATCAACGGTTCCGCGCCGGCCGCCTCCGGTGATGACGTCGATCGGTCTGCGGCGGCCGGAACAGACCCCGTCCCCACCTGGGACGAGGTTGCGACGCGGTACGGCCACAAGATCTACACGATCGCGTACCGGCTGACCGGCGATCCCGAGGAGGCCAAGGACCTCACCCAGGACGTCTTCGTGCGGGTGTACCGCAACCTCGACAAGTACCAGCCGGGCACGTTCGAGGGCTGGCTGTACCGGATCACCAAGAACCTGTTCCTCGACCGGGTGCGTCGGCGCAAACGGGTACGCCTCGAGCCGCTCCCTGAGGACGAGTGGCGACAGCCTCAGGACGCCGGTCCCGGTCCGGAGGCCCGCTTGGAACAGGGCCTGCTGCGGGGCGACATCGAACAGGCACTGACCGAGCTTCCCGCCGACTTCCGCACGGCGGTGGTGCTGTGTGACGTGCAGGGCCTGTCCTACGAGGAGATCGCGCGCGCCACGGGCTGGCCACTGGGCACGGTGCGCTCGCGCATCCACCGGGGTCGCAAGCTTCTGCGCGGTGTCCTACAGAGCGCCGCTGACCGCCGCGACGCCGATGCGTGA
- a CDS encoding PHP domain-containing protein, with translation MSGYDLHTHTTASDGTTTAEDNVRLAVAVGLDGLAVTDHDTVAAWDDSVAAADGSALEIVPGAELSAELGGYSVHVLGYWFDPTDEALTAELHRLRTERDRRAQEIVERFVELGVPVTLDRVRQLAGDAPIGRPHVAAAVVDTGAARDVSEVFDRWLHDGGPAYVPKYAVDPVRCVRLIVEAGGAAVLAHPGLYGPAEQARAGVGLEAATVEEMVAAGLAGIEAHHPDHTPEQVARYGDVARAHGLVVTAGSDFHGERKDLDLGQATTPRARVEVLRERARR, from the coding sequence GTGTCCGGCTACGACCTACACACCCACACCACCGCCAGCGACGGCACGACCACCGCCGAGGACAACGTCCGACTGGCCGTGGCCGTCGGCTTGGATGGCCTGGCCGTCACCGATCACGACACCGTGGCGGCGTGGGACGACAGCGTCGCCGCCGCGGACGGGTCCGCGCTCGAGATCGTCCCGGGCGCGGAGCTGTCTGCGGAGCTCGGCGGCTACAGCGTCCACGTCCTTGGCTACTGGTTCGACCCCACCGACGAAGCGCTCACCGCCGAACTGCACCGTCTGCGCACGGAACGCGACCGGCGCGCCCAGGAGATCGTTGAACGCTTCGTCGAGCTGGGCGTTCCGGTCACGCTCGATCGGGTCCGGCAGCTGGCCGGCGACGCCCCGATCGGGCGCCCGCACGTGGCCGCGGCGGTCGTGGACACCGGGGCGGCCCGAGACGTCTCCGAGGTGTTCGACCGGTGGCTGCACGACGGCGGCCCCGCGTACGTCCCCAAGTACGCGGTGGATCCCGTCCGGTGTGTGCGCCTGATCGTGGAGGCGGGCGGGGCGGCTGTCCTCGCGCATCCGGGCTTGTACGGGCCGGCTGAACAGGCGCGGGCGGGAGTGGGCCTGGAGGCTGCAACCGTCGAGGAGATGGTCGCGGCCGGCCTGGCCGGGATCGAGGCCCATCACCCCGACCACACCCCCGAGCAGGTCGCCCGCTACGGTGACGTGGCACGTGCCCACGGCCTCGTGGTCACCGCCGGCTCCGACTTCCACGGGGAGCGCAAGGATCTCGACCTCGGCCAGGCCACGACGCCCCGGGCCCGTGTCGAGGTCTTGCGCGAACGGGCGCGCCGGTGA
- a CDS encoding DEAD/DEAH box helicase, with translation MATAGGNVGRRGRTHSGGASAGTPARSRPGWARPRTAQLVHRPSPSTAAAVAPRRANRRVDRAGRHARRRHRRTTVGRPWRGAGGGRPAGSGARRHDRTVRAAPASDHPGRARLRRAARRPTGAGGAHTVPGDRAGPRRARGAAAPRPRVADRVDGRRTASTEERSITKTFRDLGVAEALCRTLEAQGIVEPFPIQELTIPLGLDGADIIGQARTGTGKTLAFGLPLLQRIEAGAGRVQALVVTPTRELTLQVADDLDQVGTELGTRILTVYGGVPLEPQTQPLRNGEVDVVVGTPGRLLDHIGRGNLDLSGVAAVVLDEADEMLDMGFLPDVERIVEACAEPRQMLLFSATMPADVVALARRYMRHPTFLRAEAQEPQVAPETEQHFFVVHRLDKPRVLARILQSPAADLATVFVRTKRMADRLVEELRGLGMSATAVHGDLRQARRERNLERFRAGKADVLVATEVAARGLDIEGVTHVVNYDCPEDEKMYLHRIGRTGRAGAAGVAVTFATFNELDRLNVIRKAVGAANGPLEEVFSTSDLLTERFDLPEHTPWERFAGDADASVADPPPPPDDLEAPQDRDGGEQPRSDRHRRGRRGEVARPATDVEGGSDDDEPARVRVRSRDTSRARRAGRTATAPADPKPATPSRPDQRPRGPAKAPTPDADGDGRPGLDLSERGPAARGEGRPTSARRVKVEHLP, from the coding sequence ATGGCGACGGCAGGAGGCAACGTTGGCAGACGCGGGAGGACCCACAGTGGTGGGGCGTCTGCTGGCACGCCTGCGCGGAGCCGACCCGGCTGGGCCCGACCCCGAACGGCGCAGCTCGTTCACCGCCCATCACCCTCCACAGCTGCCGCAGTCGCACCGCGCCGCGCCAACCGACGCGTGGACCGAGCCGGCCGCCACGCCCGTCGCCGCCACCGTCGGACAACCGTCGGACGACCGTGGCGTGGAGCAGGCGGCGGACGACCTGCAGGCTCGGGTGCACGCCGACATGATCGCACGGTCCGAGCCGCGCCCGCGAGCGATCACCCCGGACGTGCACGTCTACGACGAGCGGCTCGACGACCGACCGGGGCCGGTGGAGCTCACACCGTCCCAGGCGATCGAGCTGGCCCGCGAAGGGCCCGAGGCGCTGCGGCGCCGAGGCCCCGGGTAGCCGACCGCGTCGACGGCCGCCGGACGGCGAGCACCGAGGAGAGATCGATCACGAAGACCTTCCGCGACCTCGGCGTCGCAGAGGCCCTGTGCCGCACGCTTGAAGCACAGGGCATCGTCGAGCCGTTCCCGATCCAGGAGCTCACCATCCCCCTGGGGCTGGACGGTGCCGACATCATCGGCCAGGCCCGCACCGGGACGGGGAAGACGCTCGCCTTCGGGTTGCCGCTTCTGCAGCGGATCGAGGCAGGTGCGGGGCGGGTCCAGGCGCTGGTCGTCACCCCAACCCGGGAGCTGACCTTGCAGGTCGCCGATGACCTGGATCAGGTCGGGACGGAGCTCGGGACGCGGATCCTGACCGTCTACGGCGGGGTCCCGCTCGAGCCCCAGACGCAGCCGTTGCGCAACGGTGAGGTCGATGTCGTCGTGGGAACCCCGGGCCGGCTCCTCGACCACATCGGGCGCGGCAACCTCGACCTGTCGGGTGTGGCGGCCGTCGTCCTGGACGAAGCCGACGAGATGCTCGACATGGGGTTCCTGCCTGACGTCGAGCGGATCGTGGAGGCCTGCGCTGAGCCGCGGCAGATGCTGCTGTTCTCCGCCACCATGCCCGCCGACGTCGTGGCGTTGGCCCGCCGCTACATGCGCCACCCCACGTTCCTGCGTGCCGAGGCTCAGGAACCCCAGGTGGCGCCCGAGACCGAGCAGCACTTCTTCGTCGTCCACCGGCTGGACAAACCACGGGTCCTGGCACGGATCCTGCAGTCCCCCGCCGCGGATCTCGCCACGGTGTTCGTGCGCACCAAGCGGATGGCGGATCGGCTGGTGGAGGAGCTGCGCGGGCTGGGGATGAGCGCCACCGCCGTGCACGGCGACCTCCGTCAGGCGCGCCGGGAACGCAACCTCGAGCGGTTCCGTGCGGGCAAGGCCGACGTCCTGGTCGCCACCGAGGTGGCCGCCCGGGGGCTGGACATCGAGGGCGTCACCCACGTCGTGAACTACGACTGCCCCGAAGACGAGAAGATGTACCTGCACCGGATCGGCCGGACGGGGCGGGCCGGTGCGGCCGGCGTCGCGGTCACGTTCGCGACGTTCAACGAACTGGACCGCCTCAACGTGATCCGCAAAGCGGTGGGTGCCGCCAACGGCCCCCTCGAGGAGGTGTTCTCCACCTCCGACCTGCTGACCGAGCGGTTCGACCTGCCCGAGCACACCCCGTGGGAGCGCTTCGCAGGCGATGCCGACGCGTCGGTCGCCGACCCACCACCCCCCCCGGACGACCTCGAGGCGCCTCAGGACCGCGACGGGGGCGAGCAGCCGCGCAGCGACCGCCACCGGAGAGGTCGCCGTGGCGAGGTCGCGCGGCCGGCGACGGACGTGGAAGGCGGCAGCGACGACGATGAGCCGGCGCGGGTCCGGGTCCGCAGCCGCGACACGAGCCGGGCCCGCCGTGCCGGGCGGACCGCGACCGCCCCCGCCGATCCGAAGCCGGCCACACCGTCCAGGCCGGACCAGCGACCACGCGGCCCGGCGAAGGCGCCGACGCCCGATGCGGACGGCGACGGTCGGCCGGGGCTCGACCTGTCCGAGCGGGGTCCGGCTGCGCGGGGGGAGGGAAGGCCGACCTCGGCCCGCCGGGTCAAGGTCGAGCATCTGCCGTGA
- the tatB gene encoding Sec-independent protein translocase protein TatB produces the protein MGNVGFQELLVIAVLALLVFGPDRLPELARQAGRALARVREETSRSVTELKQAADLEDLNRELRGVRAELRAAGRDLTGLDRPAGTRRVESPPPTDPDAT, from the coding sequence GTGGGCAACGTCGGCTTCCAGGAGCTGTTGGTGATCGCCGTGCTCGCCCTGTTGGTGTTCGGTCCCGACCGTCTTCCTGAGCTCGCGCGGCAGGCCGGCAGGGCGCTCGCGCGTGTGCGCGAGGAGACGTCACGCAGTGTGACCGAGCTGAAGCAGGCCGCCGACCTCGAGGACCTCAACCGGGAGCTGCGGGGGGTCCGGGCCGAGCTGCGCGCGGCCGGCCGGGACCTGACCGGCCTCGACCGCCCCGCGGGAACCCGGCGGGTCGAGTCGCCGCCGCCCACCGACCCCGACGCCACGTGA
- a CDS encoding AAA family ATPase, with amino-acid sequence MPATVYAIANQKGGVAKTTTCLSLAAAMVELDRAVLVVDLDPQACLTFSLGYDPDQIDPSLHDVVAGRARLVDTIVQHQVADLAPANIDLAGAEVTLLSRTGREYLLRGELVDLVGSYDVVFLDCPPSLGVLTINGLTAADEVLIPVQCETLAHRGVSQLLETIQDVRRLTNRGLTVRGVVASLFDPRTLHSREVLRDVGERYGLPLVGPPVRKSIRFAEAPAGGRSILDHAGSVPGAAAYRAIARELLGLEVEEELLEAAGWSREQRAEVLDVEQAGRG; translated from the coding sequence ATGCCGGCCACCGTGTACGCGATCGCGAACCAGAAGGGCGGCGTCGCGAAGACGACCACCTGCCTGTCGCTGGCCGCGGCGATGGTCGAGCTCGACCGTGCGGTGCTCGTGGTCGACCTCGATCCGCAGGCGTGTCTGACCTTCTCGCTGGGCTACGACCCGGATCAGATCGACCCGTCGCTGCACGACGTCGTCGCCGGACGGGCCCGATTGGTCGACACCATCGTGCAGCACCAGGTCGCGGACCTCGCCCCGGCCAACATCGACCTGGCCGGCGCGGAAGTGACGCTGCTCAGCCGCACCGGTCGCGAGTACCTGCTACGTGGCGAGCTCGTTGATCTCGTTGGCAGCTACGACGTGGTCTTCCTCGACTGCCCCCCGTCGCTGGGCGTGCTGACCATCAACGGCCTCACGGCCGCCGACGAGGTGCTGATCCCTGTCCAGTGTGAGACGCTCGCGCACCGCGGGGTCTCTCAGCTGCTGGAGACGATCCAGGACGTCCGCCGCCTGACCAACCGCGGGCTGACCGTCCGCGGGGTGGTGGCCAGCCTCTTCGACCCTCGGACGTTGCACAGCCGCGAGGTCCTGCGCGACGTCGGCGAGCGGTACGGCTTGCCGCTGGTCGGCCCACCGGTCCGCAAGTCGATCCGCTTCGCCGAGGCGCCGGCAGGCGGTCGCTCCATCCTCGACCATGCGGGATCGGTGCCCGGTGCGGCGGCCTACCGGGCGATCGCCCGCGAGCTGCTGGGCCTCGAGGTGGAAGAGGAGCTGCTGGAGGCGGCCGGCTGGTCGCGGGAGCAACGGGCCGAGGTCCTCGACGTGGAGCAGGCCGGTCGTGGGTGA
- a CDS encoding class I SAM-dependent methyltransferase: MERRASLPGADELFRPTGPRPSRSEAEVSTPGGPAVPDELTLAQLTELAAAEDAAMDAVRGRVGVDVAVPSPPVGALLSWVAAAVSARTVVEIGSAAGMTGLCLLRGMPPRGMLTSIEPDPAIQALASQAFEEAAPPGRVRAIPGDPLEVLPRLSDHGYDLVVVSRSVDHHELRDHVRRLLRPGGTLVLLGAAVGRGQELRSRRAFVQGLIDDEGIHVAVIPLDGGMVLARFGQSAVEA; the protein is encoded by the coding sequence GTGGAACGTCGAGCGAGCCTTCCGGGCGCCGACGAGCTGTTCCGTCCCACCGGCCCTCGTCCCTCGCGATCCGAGGCTGAGGTCTCCACTCCCGGTGGGCCCGCCGTCCCCGACGAGCTCACGTTGGCTCAGCTCACCGAGCTGGCTGCGGCCGAGGACGCGGCCATGGATGCCGTCCGCGGCCGCGTCGGCGTGGACGTGGCTGTCCCGTCGCCACCGGTGGGCGCGCTCCTGAGCTGGGTGGCCGCGGCCGTGTCCGCACGGACCGTGGTGGAGATCGGGTCGGCCGCGGGGATGACGGGCCTGTGCCTGCTCCGTGGCATGCCACCCAGGGGCATGCTCACCAGCATCGAACCGGACCCCGCGATCCAGGCACTGGCGAGCCAGGCGTTCGAGGAAGCAGCACCACCGGGCCGTGTCCGGGCCATCCCCGGCGATCCGCTCGAGGTCCTCCCACGGCTCTCGGATCACGGCTACGACCTCGTGGTGGTCTCGCGGAGCGTCGATCACCACGAGCTGCGCGACCACGTCCGTCGCCTGCTCCGCCCGGGAGGCACGCTGGTCCTCCTCGGCGCGGCGGTCGGACGCGGCCAGGAACTACGGTCGCGGCGGGCGTTCGTGCAGGGCCTCATCGACGACGAGGGCATCCACGTCGCGGTGATCCCGCTCGACGGCGGCATGGTTCTGGCCCGCTTCGGTCAGTCGGCCGTGGAGGCGTAG